Within the Enterobacter roggenkampii genome, the region GGGGATGAACCCCTCAATCCTGAGCACCGTACCGCGCTGATTATGCCTATCTGTAACGAAGACGTTGACCGCGTGTTTGCGGGCCTGCGTGCCACCTGGGAGTCCGTGAAGGCGACCGGCAACGCGGAGCATTTTGACGTTTACATTCTGAGCGACAGTTACAACCCGGATATCTGCGTGGCTGAACAAAAAGCGTGGATGGAGCTGATTGCAGAAGTGCAGGGCGAAGGGCAGATCTTCTACCGTCGTCGCCGCCGTCGCGTGAAGCGTAAAAGCGGTAACATCGATGACTTCTGCCGCCGCTGGGGTAACCAGTACAGCTACATGGTGGTGCTGGATGCTGACTCCGTCATGAGCGGTGACTGCCTGAGCGGTCTGGTGCGTCTGATGGAAGCCAACCCGAACGCGGGTATCATTCAGTCTTCGCCAAAAGCGTCCGGTATGGACACGCTCTATGCGCGCTGTCAGCAGTTCGCCACCCGTGTTTACGGGCCGCTGTTTACGGCGGGCCTGCACTTCTGGCAGCTGGGTGAATCCCACTACTGGGGTCACAACGCCATCATCCGCGTGAAGCCGTTCATTGAGCACTGTGCGCTGGCGCCGCTGCCGGGCGAGGGTTCGTTTGCCGGTTCTATTCTGTCACATGACTTCGTGGAAGCGGCGCTGATGCGTCGTGCTGGATGGGGCGTCTGGATTGCCTACGACCTGCCGGGATCGTACGAAGAGCTGCCGCCGAACCTGCTGGACGAGCTCAAGCGTGACCGCCGCTGGTGTCACGGTAACCTGATGAACTTCCGCCTGTTCCTGGTGAAAGGGATGCACCCGGTTCACCGCGCGGTGTTCCTGACGGGCGTGATGTCGTATCTCTCCGCACCGCTGTGGTTTATGTTCCTTGCGCTCTCCACAGCGCTGCAGGTCGTGCATGCCCTGACGGAACCGCAATACTTCCTGCAGCCGCGCCAGCTGTTCCCGGTGTGGCCGCAGTGGCGTCCGGAACTGGCGATTGCGCTGTTTGCCTCCACCATGGTGCTGCTGTTCCTGCCTAAGCTGCTCAGCATCATCCTGATCTGGTGCAAAGGCTCAAAAGAGTACGGCGGTTTCTTCCGCGTGACCCTTTCACTGCTGCTGGAAGTGCTGTTCTCCGTGCTGCTGGCACCGGTGCGTATGCTGTTCCACACCGTGTTCGTGGTCAGTGCGTTCCTGGGCTGGGAAGTGGTCTGGAACTCACCGCAGCGTGATGACGACTCCACGCCGTGGAGCGAAGCCTTTATGCGCCATGGTTCTCAGCTGCTGCTGGGTCTGGTGTGGGCGGCAGGGATGGCGTGGCTGGATCTGCGTTTCCTGTTCTGGCTGGCGCCGATTGTCTTCTCGCTGATCCTGTCGCCGTTTGTCTCCGTCATCTCCAGCCGTTCGACGGTGGGGCTGCGGACCAAACGCTGGAAGCTGTTCCTGATCCCGGAAGAGTATTCCCCGCCGCAGGTGCTGGTAGACACCGATCGTTATCTCGAGCAGAACCGCAATCGCACGCTGGATGACGGCTTTATGCACGCCGTGTTTAACCCGTCATTCAACGCCCTGGCGACGGCAATGGCGACGGCGCGTCACCGTGCCAGCCAGGTGCTGGAGATTGCCCGCGATCGTC harbors:
- the mdoH gene encoding glucans biosynthesis glucosyltransferase MdoH → MNNTSEYIDAMPLTDIEKAALPKSDIRAVHTALDGEHRQFSRDDDTPLGSVKARLEQAWPDSLAEGQLIKDDEGRDQLQAMPKATRSSMFPDPWRTNPVGRFWDRLRGRDVTPRYLSRLTKEEQASEQKWRTVGTIRRYILLLLTLAQTVVATWYMKTILPYQGWAFINPLDMMGQDLWVSFMQLLPYILQSGILLLFAVLFCWVSAGFWTALMGFLQLLMGRDKYSISASTVGDEPLNPEHRTALIMPICNEDVDRVFAGLRATWESVKATGNAEHFDVYILSDSYNPDICVAEQKAWMELIAEVQGEGQIFYRRRRRRVKRKSGNIDDFCRRWGNQYSYMVVLDADSVMSGDCLSGLVRLMEANPNAGIIQSSPKASGMDTLYARCQQFATRVYGPLFTAGLHFWQLGESHYWGHNAIIRVKPFIEHCALAPLPGEGSFAGSILSHDFVEAALMRRAGWGVWIAYDLPGSYEELPPNLLDELKRDRRWCHGNLMNFRLFLVKGMHPVHRAVFLTGVMSYLSAPLWFMFLALSTALQVVHALTEPQYFLQPRQLFPVWPQWRPELAIALFASTMVLLFLPKLLSIILIWCKGSKEYGGFFRVTLSLLLEVLFSVLLAPVRMLFHTVFVVSAFLGWEVVWNSPQRDDDSTPWSEAFMRHGSQLLLGLVWAAGMAWLDLRFLFWLAPIVFSLILSPFVSVISSRSTVGLRTKRWKLFLIPEEYSPPQVLVDTDRYLEQNRNRTLDDGFMHAVFNPSFNALATAMATARHRASQVLEIARDRHVEQALNETPEKLNRDRRLVLLSDPVTMARLHYRVWSAPERYSSWVNYYKELKLNPLALKAK